One region of Salvia miltiorrhiza cultivar Shanhuang (shh) chromosome 3, IMPLAD_Smil_shh, whole genome shotgun sequence genomic DNA includes:
- the LOC131019031 gene encoding two-component response regulator ARR10-like, producing MESGRISPTKSSSIDTISILVVDDDATCLAIVAAILKKFQYDVVTVKHPNDALCTLRIKGGAFDLVVSDVHMPDMNGFELQRAIAKEFKLPVVLMSADDKESVALKGLECGAAFFITKPVCPDDFRDLWQFAAIKRNNINSDEIIAVSSSSVNEDHAKNKKNGENSQSSSQKRPKIVWTNSLHNRFLEAIRSIGLDNYRMPLVVQHQSIFDISEFDMLSPQQACLGTNLQNQLTIQNKPQIQSNQLSYSQGFTTSSQLNGTVLLPTNEQQVLHGLANSLEFGTYAQLSKTYAVSPTHERNDDDFLESLLAPFAEDHSLEGSNM from the exons ATGGAAAGTGGAAGAATCAGTCCAACCAAATCTTCATCAATCGACACAATTAGTATTTTGGTTGTAGATGATGACGCAACATGCCTCGCCATTGTTGCTGCTATACTCAAGAAGTTCCAATATGATG TTGTAACAGTGAAGCATCCAAATGATGCCTTATGCACGCTTCGTATCAAGGGTGGCGCCTTCGATTTGGTCGTATCCGACGTTCACATGCCAGATATGAACGGCTTCGAACTGCAACGAGCCATAGCAAAAGAATTCAAGCTTCCTGTAGTTT TGATGTCAGCAGACGACAAAGAGAGCGTGGCTCTCAAAGGTTTGGAGTGTGGTGCTGCATTTTTCATAACCAAGCCGGTTTGTCCAGATGATTTTAGGGATTTATGGCAATTTGCTGCCATCAAAAGGAATAATATCAATTCGGATGAAATAATAGCTGTTTCTTCATCATCAGTCAATGAGGATCATGccaagaataaaaaaaatggggAAAATTCTCAATCTTCTTCACAGAAAAGACCTAAAATTGTTTGGACTAATTCGCTGCACAATCGTTTCTTGGAAGCTATTAGGAGTATTGGCCTTGATA ATTACAGAATGCCTTTGGTAGTTCAACATCAATCAATATTTGATATCTCCGAATTCGATATGTTGTCACCTCAACAAGCTTGTTTGGGCACTAATTTGCAGAATCAACTCACCATTCAGAACAAGCCACAG ATTCAAAGTAACCAATTGAGTTACTCTCAAGGATTTACCACCTCTTCTCAACTCAATGGAACGGTACTTCTACCAACTAATGAG CAACAAGTCCTTCATGGTTTAGCCAACTCTCTGGAGTTTGGCACATATGCTCAGCTAAGTAAAACTTATGCTGTTTCTCCTACTCATGAG CGAAACGACGACGACTTTCTGGAATCTTTACTTGCCCCATTTGCAGAGGATCATTCCCTCGAAGGATCTAACATGTAA
- the LOC131014554 gene encoding serine/arginine-rich splicing factor RS40-like isoform X1 yields the protein MRPIFCGNFEYDARQSDLERLFRRYGQVDRVDMKSGFAFVYMEDERDAEDAIRALDRIEFGRKGRRLRVEWTKQERSSRRPESSKKSSSNTRPSKTLFVINFDPYHTRTRDLERHFDPYGKILNIRVRRNFAFIQFESLEDATKALDATNMSKLLDRVITVEFAMKDDDDRRNGNSPDHVRDRSPRRGYDRVRSQSPYRRERDSPDYGHNRGRSPSPYRRERASPDYARGSSQSPNRKERGSPNRKVRGSPDRKERESSDRKVRGSPNRKERESPDRKVRGSPIRKERGSPNRKERDLRRDHELSPSPNRKERDLRRDHELSPSPRKDGETDHNHKHSSSPQRKRSNGDIGNGLNPGKSESPEYDRDPSVSPQREKTERASNPNHFARDRSPAYSDAESPPADGFGSQSPVARERS from the exons ATGAGACCAATTTTCTGTGGAAATTTTGAGTATGATGCTCGGCAGTCTGATCTTGAGAGACTCTTCAGAAGATATGGGCAAGTCGATAGGGTCGATATGAAGTCTG GTTTTGCTTTTGTGTACATGGAGGATGAAAGAGATGCGGAGGATGCAATTCGTGCACTTGACCGAATTGAATTTGGTAGGAAGGGGCGTAGGCTTCGTGTTGAGTGGACCAAG CAAGAACGAAGTAGCCGGCGGCCAGAAAGCTCCAAAAAATCTTCATCTAACACGAGACCTTCAAAGACGCTCTTTGTCATAAACTTTGATCCGTATCATACAAGAACAAGAGATTTAGAAAGACACTTTGATCCTTATgggaaaatattaaatataagggTAAGGAGAAATTTTGCGTTCATTCAGTTTGAATCTCTGGAAGATGCAACAAAAGCTCTGGATGCTACTAACATGAG CAAATTGTTGGATCGTGTTATTACTGTTGAATTTGCTATGAAGGATGACGATGATAGGCGAAATGGGAATAGCCCTGACCATGTTCGTGACCGATCACCTAGAAGGGGCTATGATAGGGTGAGATCCCAAAGTCCGTACAGGAGAGAGAGGGATAGTCCTGATTATGGCCACAATCGTGGCCGTAGCCCAAGTCCGTATCGCAGAGAGCGAGCAAGCCCAGACTATGCTCGTGGGAGTAGCCAGAGCCCCAATAGGAAGGAAAGGGGAAGCCCCAATAGGAAGGTAAGGGGGAGCCCTGATAGGAAGGAAAGGGAGAGCTCGGATAGGAAGGTGAGGGGGAGCCCCAATAGGAAGGAAAGGGAGAGCCCGGATAGAAAGGTGAGGGGGAGCCCCATTAGGAAGGAAAGGGGGAGCCCCAATAGGAAGGAAAGGGATCTTAGACGTGATCATGAGCTGAGTCCAAGTCCCAATAGGAAGGAAAGGGATCTTAGACGTGATCATGAGCTGAGTCCAAGTCCCAGGAAGGATGGAGAGACTGATCACAATCATAAGCACAGCTCAAGTCCTCAAAGAAAGAGGTCCAACGGTGATATTGGCAATGGCCTCAATCCAGGAAAGAGTGAAAGTCCCGAGTACGATCGTGACCCCAGTGTAAGTCCTCAAAGAGAGAAAACTGAGAGGGCATCTAACCCCAATCACTTTGCTCGTGATAGGTCTCCAGCTTACAGTGACGCAGAAAGCCCCCCAGCTGATGGATTTGGGAG TCAATCACCTGTGGCACGGGAAAGATCTTGA
- the LOC131014554 gene encoding serine/arginine-rich splicing factor RS40-like isoform X2, which produces MEDERDAEDAIRALDRIEFGRKGRRLRVEWTKQERSSRRPESSKKSSSNTRPSKTLFVINFDPYHTRTRDLERHFDPYGKILNIRVRRNFAFIQFESLEDATKALDATNMSKLLDRVITVEFAMKDDDDRRNGNSPDHVRDRSPRRGYDRVRSQSPYRRERDSPDYGHNRGRSPSPYRRERASPDYARGSSQSPNRKERGSPNRKVRGSPDRKERESSDRKVRGSPNRKERESPDRKVRGSPIRKERGSPNRKERDLRRDHELSPSPNRKERDLRRDHELSPSPRKDGETDHNHKHSSSPQRKRSNGDIGNGLNPGKSESPEYDRDPSVSPQREKTERASNPNHFARDRSPAYSDAESPPADGFGSQSPVARERS; this is translated from the exons ATGGAGGATGAAAGAGATGCGGAGGATGCAATTCGTGCACTTGACCGAATTGAATTTGGTAGGAAGGGGCGTAGGCTTCGTGTTGAGTGGACCAAG CAAGAACGAAGTAGCCGGCGGCCAGAAAGCTCCAAAAAATCTTCATCTAACACGAGACCTTCAAAGACGCTCTTTGTCATAAACTTTGATCCGTATCATACAAGAACAAGAGATTTAGAAAGACACTTTGATCCTTATgggaaaatattaaatataagggTAAGGAGAAATTTTGCGTTCATTCAGTTTGAATCTCTGGAAGATGCAACAAAAGCTCTGGATGCTACTAACATGAG CAAATTGTTGGATCGTGTTATTACTGTTGAATTTGCTATGAAGGATGACGATGATAGGCGAAATGGGAATAGCCCTGACCATGTTCGTGACCGATCACCTAGAAGGGGCTATGATAGGGTGAGATCCCAAAGTCCGTACAGGAGAGAGAGGGATAGTCCTGATTATGGCCACAATCGTGGCCGTAGCCCAAGTCCGTATCGCAGAGAGCGAGCAAGCCCAGACTATGCTCGTGGGAGTAGCCAGAGCCCCAATAGGAAGGAAAGGGGAAGCCCCAATAGGAAGGTAAGGGGGAGCCCTGATAGGAAGGAAAGGGAGAGCTCGGATAGGAAGGTGAGGGGGAGCCCCAATAGGAAGGAAAGGGAGAGCCCGGATAGAAAGGTGAGGGGGAGCCCCATTAGGAAGGAAAGGGGGAGCCCCAATAGGAAGGAAAGGGATCTTAGACGTGATCATGAGCTGAGTCCAAGTCCCAATAGGAAGGAAAGGGATCTTAGACGTGATCATGAGCTGAGTCCAAGTCCCAGGAAGGATGGAGAGACTGATCACAATCATAAGCACAGCTCAAGTCCTCAAAGAAAGAGGTCCAACGGTGATATTGGCAATGGCCTCAATCCAGGAAAGAGTGAAAGTCCCGAGTACGATCGTGACCCCAGTGTAAGTCCTCAAAGAGAGAAAACTGAGAGGGCATCTAACCCCAATCACTTTGCTCGTGATAGGTCTCCAGCTTACAGTGACGCAGAAAGCCCCCCAGCTGATGGATTTGGGAG TCAATCACCTGTGGCACGGGAAAGATCTTGA
- the LOC131014555 gene encoding protein DETOXIFICATION 49-like, with amino-acid sequence MSAAIYTHLPSPCEFPPSLSLQIKMCQQSTPMPPKTKCVSSSPTEHLLLLPTKSAVEEPAATVMKEALSLGRMAFPMILTGLLLYSRSMISMLFLGRLGDLALAGGSLAVGFANITGYSILSGLAVGMEPICGQAFGAKKYSLLGLTLQRTVLLLLLASLPISLLWLNMERILLLCGQHPSIAAQAQSYLLFSLPDLFAQALLHPLRIYLRTQSITMPLTLCAAASILLHVPINYLLVCKLGLGIQGVALSAVWTNLNVVVSLILYVVISGSHRKTWGGLSRECLTGWKSLLDLAIPSCISVCLEWWWYEIMILLCGLLINPKATVASMGILIQTTALIYIFPSSLSFSVSTRVGNEIGARRPHRAKFAASIGLSASFLLGFVALFFAVSVRKVWARMFTDDQEIIALTSLVLPIIGLCELGNCPQTTGCGVLRGTARPKVGANINLGCFYLVGMPVAVGLAFYYNMDFEGLWIGLLAAQASCMLTMMLVLLRTDWEFEARRADDLTGTYQILEFQHNQDCLC; translated from the coding sequence ATGAGTGCAGCTATATATACCCATCTCCCCTCCCCTTGTGAattccccccctctctctctctccaaattAAAATGTGCCAACAAAGCACTCCCATGCCACCCAAGACGAAATGCGTATCCTCCTCACCAACGGAGCACCTCCTCCTCCTTCCCACGAAATCAGCAGTGGAGGAACCTGCCGCAACAGTTATGAAGGAGGCCCTCTCCCTGGGGCGCATGGCCTTCCCCATGATCCTCACTGGCCTCCTCCTCTACTCCCGCTCCATGATCTCAATGCTCTTCCTTGGGCGCCTGGGCGACCTGGCCCTGGCCGGCGGCTCCCTGGCCGTGGGCTTCGCTAACATCACGGGCTACTCCATCCTCTCCGGTCTGGCCGTGGGCATGGAGCCCATCTGCGGTCAGGCCTTCGGCGCCAAGAAATACAGCCTCCTCGGCCTCACCCTCCAGCGCAccgtcctcctcctcctcctcgccTCCCTCCCCATTTCCCTCCTCTGGCTCAACATGGAGCGCATCCTCCTCCTCTGCGGCCAACACCCCTCCATCGCCGCCCAAGCCCAGTCCTATCTCCTCTTCTCCTTGCCCGATTTATTCGCGCAGGCGCTGCTCCACCCGCTGCGGATTTATCTCAGAACCCAGTCCATAACCATGCCGCTCACCTtgtgcgccgccgcctccatccTCCTCCACGTCCCCATCAACTACCTCCTCGTCTGCAAGCTCGGCCTCGGCATCCAAGGCGTGGCGCTCAGCGCCGTCTGGACCAATCTCAACGTCGTCGTTTCACTCATCCTCTACGTAGTAATCTCCGGCAGCCACCGGAAGACCTGGGGCGGCCTATCGCGGGAATGCCTCACCGGCTGGAAATCACTCCTCGACTTAGCCATTCCGAGCTGCATTTCGGTGTGCTTGGAATGGTGGTGGTACGAGATCATGATTCTCCTATGCGGCCTCCTCATCAACCCCAAAGCCACCGTCGCCTCAATGGGGATCCTCATCCAGACCACCGCATTGATCTACATATTCCCTTCCTCCCTCAGCTTCAGCGTCTCCACCAGAGTAGGCAACGAGATAGGGGCCCGCAGGCCGCACCGGGCCAAATTCGCGGCCTCCATCGGCCTTTCCGCCAGCTTCTTGCTGGGCTTCGTGGCCCTCTTCTTCGCGGTCTCGGTCAGGAAAGTGTGGGCCCGCATGTTCACGGACGACCAGGAGATCATCGCGCTCACCTCGCTGGTGCTGCCCATAATCGGGCTCTGCGAGCTGGGGAACTGCCCGCAGACGACGGGCTGCGGGGTGCTGAGGGGCACGGCCCGCCCCAAGGTGGGGGCCAATATCAACTTGGGGTGCTTCTATCTGGTGGGGATGCCCGTGGCCGTTGGCTTGGCCTTCTACTACAACATGGATTTTGAGGGCCTCTGGATCGGGCTTTTGGCGGCCCAGGCTTCGTGTATGCTTACCATGATGCTCGTGCTGCTCAGAACCGATTGGGAATTCGAGGCCCGAAGAGCCGACGACCTCACCGGGACCTATCAAATTCTTGAATTTCAACATAACCAAGATTGTCtctgttga